Below is a window of Deltaproteobacteria bacterium DNA.
CGCGGACCGCCGCCGCACCCCGGGTGGGCGCTCACCCGTGGGTGCGCGCTCACCCATGGTCCGCTGTGCGCGGCCCGCGCACGCGTCGGCACAACGCCGGCGCGCGATGTTGCGCGGTTGCGGTGTGGCGGGACGCCGCGCGCGCCAGGCCGTCGGCTGGCCCGTCGTTCGCAATGACGGCCGGGCGAGGGGGAACCGACGATGACGCACACCGACCGCGACAAGCTGATCCGAGAGCACGTCGACGCCGCCCGGCGCGTCGCCCGCAAGATCGCCCGCGGGTTGCGCGATCCCGCGCTGCGCGAGGACGTCGAGGCCGCCGCGCTCGTCGGCCTCGCCGAAGCCGCTCATCGTTACGACCCGCAAAACGGCGAGCCGTTCTTCGCGTTCGCGGTCAAGCGCGTCCGCGGTGCGGCCGTCGACGAGCTGCGCCGCGTGCAGGTGCTCACCCGGCGCGAGCGCGAGCACGCGCGCCGCATCGAGGACGCGATGGCCGCGGTCGAGGCCCGCAGCGGCGATCCGGCCAACACGAATGAAGTCGCCGACGAACTCGGGATGCACGTCGACCGGTTGCGGGAGCTGCAGGCGCGGGTGGCCCGGCGCGCCGCGGTGCCCTACGACGACGCCGTCGGCCACGCGTCGACCGCCGACGAGTGCCCGGCCGAACGGATCGACCGCAAGCGCGCGCTCGCGCGCCTGCACCGCGCGCTCGACGACCTGGCGCGCCGCGACCGGGAGGTGATCGCGATGTACTACGATCGGTCGATGAGCCTGCGCGAGATCGGCGCGCGCCTCGGCGTATCCGAGTCGCGGGTGTGCCAGCTTCGCGGCCGCGCCGAGCGCGCGCTGCGCCGCGCGCTGCTCGAGCGGCAGGCGCAGCCCCCCGCCAACGCCGGCCAGACCCAGGCGGCGGCGCCGGCGGCAGGCCGCGCCATCCGCGCGGCCCGGTAGGAGGCTGTTGCGCATAGCTGCTGGCTGCGGTCGCGATCTGCGGGCGATCTTCGGCGTACGTCCTCGCGCCCTTCGGTACCGTATGTCGATACGCGCCCTCGTGCGCTACGGGCGTGCGCCGAACCTCGCCTCGCATCTCGCAACCTCGCTGGCGCGCCTATACGCAACAGCCTCCTAGCGCGCGGTGCGCTCGGCCGGCGGGGCCACGCGGC
It encodes the following:
- a CDS encoding sigma-70 family RNA polymerase sigma factor, which translates into the protein MTHTDRDKLIREHVDAARRVARKIARGLRDPALREDVEAAALVGLAEAAHRYDPQNGEPFFAFAVKRVRGAAVDELRRVQVLTRREREHARRIEDAMAAVEARSGDPANTNEVADELGMHVDRLRELQARVARRAAVPYDDAVGHASTADECPAERIDRKRALARLHRALDDLARRDREVIAMYYDRSMSLREIGARLGVSESRVCQLRGRAERALRRALLERQAQPPANAGQTQAAAPAAGRAIRAAR